A single genomic interval of Zingiber officinale cultivar Zhangliang chromosome 4A, Zo_v1.1, whole genome shotgun sequence harbors:
- the LOC121971924 gene encoding peroxidase 49-like has translation MGSIKQHYSTLLLLLVIAIAASFLNAGEAFPLSSHFYGHSCPRALDIVRSVVARAVDREPRMAASLLRLHFHDCFVKGCDASLLLDSNGPIASEKGSKANKNSARGFEVIDEIKAALETECPGTVSCADILALAARDSTVLAGGPDWEVALGRRDSLGASLSGSNNNIPAPNNTLQTIVTKFKLQGLDIVDLVALSGAHTIGLSRCTSFRQRLYDGHTDSLEEGYAWQLRSRCPPSGGDDNLFPLDLVSPARFDNSYYKNLVAGKGLLNSDQVLFTGSPETSALVRLYADDGGLFFDHFAKAMIKMGNISPLTGDHGEIRKNCRRIN, from the exons ATGGGCTCGATCAAGCAGCACTACTCCACCCTTCTTCTCTTACTCGTAATTGCTATCGCCGCCTCGTTCCTCAATGCAGGCGAAGCATTCCCCCTCTCCTCCCATTTCTACGGCCATTCGTGCCCGCGGGCGCTCGATATCGTGAGATCTGTGGTCGCCAGAGCCGTGGACAGGGAGCCCAGGATGGCTGCTTCCCTGCTCAGGCTTCACTTCCATGACTGCTTCGTCAAG GGCTGCGACGCGTCGCTGCTGTTGGACAGCAACGGCCCCATCGCGAGCGAGAAAGGATCCAAGGCGAACAAGAACTCCGCGAGAGGATTCGAGGTGATCGACGAGATCAAAGCTGCCCTGGAGACAGAGTGCCCCGGCACCGTGTCTTGCGCCGACATCCTCGCGCTTGCTGCTAGAGATTCCACTGTCTTG GCAGGAGGCCCCGACTGGGAAGTGGCACTGGGGAGGAGAGACTCACTGGGTGCGAGCTTGAGTGGCTCCAACAACAACATTCCGGCCCCCAACAACACCCTCCAAACCATCGTCACCAAGTTCAAGCTGCAGGGACTCGACATTGTCGACCTTGTTGCGCTCTCAGGTGCCCACACCATCGGGCTATCCCGTTGCACCAGCTTCCGGCAGAGATTGTACGACGGCCACACAGACTCGCTGGAGGAGGGCTACGCCTGGCAGCTGCGGTCCCGGTGCCCTCCCTCCGGCGGCGACGACAACCTCTTCCCGCTGGACCTGGTCAGCCCCGCCAGGTTCGACAACTCCTACTACAAGAACCTGGTGGCCGGCAAGGGGCTGCTCAACTCCGACCAAGTGCTCTTCACGGGGAGCCCCGAGACGTCGGCGCTGGTGCGGCTCTACGCCGACGACGGCGGCCTCTTCTTCGACCACTTCGCCAAGGCCATGATCAAAATGGGCAACATCTCGCCGCTCACTGGGGACCACGGCGAGATCAGGAAGAACTGCAGGAGGATCAATTAG